The Salmo salar chromosome ssa04, Ssal_v3.1, whole genome shotgun sequence genomic sequence ACAAAAAgtacttttattattattattattattgttattattcatTCATTTGATCAAACGGTGGGGATGCTGCTGTGTTGTTTGTATTTTGTCAAAATATTGGGCCTCTATAATTATTTCGTTTATTAATTCATTCATATCCAGGTTGATGATAGGCCCAGTTCAGCTGCAGCGGAAGAGAGAGTCAACGAGAGCCAGGATACCAGCCCAACTTTTGATTATTTCAAGCCAGATGACCTAAACATGCTATCCCATAAAGAATTGCCTCTTGTTATATGCTAGTGTTTTTTTCTAACCTGATACAAACTTGTCTTTGTGGGACTTAGTCATAAGACTGGGCGTATAGCTAAGGTCCGTTTGGATGTGACCGCAGTATGTGACGTCCCGTGGGTTTACTATCTACAGAAAGTCACATGTACGGAAACTTGCAGAAAGGAGCACATTATAGTATTTGCTGTTGTGAATGCATTAAATCTGCACAGACAATTAATTGCCTTTTACACACTATCTGCTGACTGCCACGTATACAAAAAGGATGTGCTTCTCTACAAAAGCTGAGaaaaattaaatcaattttaattccaatttttaatgcaacaaaatgtggaaaaagtcaagggggttgAATCCTCTCCTAAGGCACTGTACCATGTGAATTAGGCGTGAAATAATTGTCAAAGGCACAAGCGATATGGTTGCATCTAGGTCTATATTATGTATGGGTTGATCATATAGAAATATCAAAACATTCTTTCAACAACTCCAAAGCAATTGCCGGTCTATCGCACAGGAACTGACTCGCTGCCTTTTTCTACTATCAAGACACCTGTTGGAAactcatgagctgtcctaaccagttaaAAGGTCCCCTAAATATCTGTTGACTAGCTGGGACTATGACTAAATTGGCTTCATACATAGCTTTCACTGTTACCCATAAGAGTAGGAGTAAAATGTCTCTATTCTAAGCACATATGACCAATTCTCAGCTCTGAGACACTGTGGATACGGTCCCAGACTTATCCATGTCTTTGAGGGAAGAGAAAATGTGATATCCTTTTATCTCCTTTCTCCCCTCATCAATCCAGGACAAGGACAGCATTCAAGATCCTCTCTTTTTTGGCATCCATAACTAAtgtcctcctttctccctccctccaatgaTCAGCTGAGCTCCAGCCACCCAGCCTATGTAGACGGACACTCCCAGCTCATTTCTCCTGGATGGCAGAACCCCTGCATGGTGTGCGCCAACCAGCTGACAAGGATAACACTGCGCCCGCCACAATGCCAACCTCCGCCAGCCAGTCATCTCGGAAGTTGGTTCAGCGCTCACCGACCACGGTCAGGCCAATGGGGAGCACACTGAACCCGATGGAGACAGTCAGGTCCTGGGGCAAGGACAGGAGGAAAAGTGTAGACTTTGCATGTGACCTATGCTCTGGATCCTACAGTTCATCCATAACCATTTCCGTAACACCTGGGCGATTACAATGTTGGCTCTGACAAAGGCTGGGACCTTCCACATGGGCAGGGCACAGATCATGGTGGTCCCCATCATGATGAAGGCCAGGACAAAGGCAAGGATCTGTCAGCACATATTCCTCACTGTAATAAAGTGTCCACAAGGGGGTTCTGGACATTTGTTGGCATTAGCTTCCTGGTTCTGAGGTTAACTTCAACTGGCTTGTCTTTACTAAACTACTTGGAGTAAagttaaaacaatttaaaaattGTTATTGGATGGAAAAGTCTGGTTGTCAATCTGTTCACACAACCCCATAGAGAACCATTTAAATTAGTTTGCCTACTTAAATAGATCATGATTAGATTGTGAGTGAAAACAAGTTAAACCCTACCTACTggaaacaaaacatttcaaatgttgaAATTCAAGAACAAATTAGGATATTTATTAAAGCAGTTATAAAAACACTAGATAAAAACACTAGATAAAAACACTAGATACAACAAAAGTGGATTACAATTTCCTTTTGACAACGTCCAGGTGCACTGAAGCGAATCGAAGAACTTCAATCATTCGTACTGCACCAAACGCAGCCATGTAAAACAAGTGTTCATCTTGTCAGACGTAGGCCCCTCCATTAGGGGCGGAATATTTGGCAGAGTAACCCCGCTCTTCGCGCAGGGggcactggcagcagagaagcgCACCCCCGATGAGCATTAGGACAGCAGAGGCCCAGCCGATGAACAGTGAAGCTCCCAGCTCTCTCCTCTGCGCGTCAGTGAGCAGTGGGTTGTAGAAGTCCCTGATAACAGTGTTGGCGGACCATGACACTGGGATCAGGCAGAGGACGCCAGCGACTAGGAAGAACACGCCGGATGTGATGGCCACCTTGGACTTGGCCTCCTCGTCCTCAATGCAGTTGGTGCACTTCCCCCCGGCCACGGAGAGCAGGATGCCGATCACGGCCACAAGGATGGAGATGATCACCAGAGCTCTGGCAGCCTGGAGGTCCTGGGGGAGAGCTAGCATGGAGTCGTAGACTTTGCACTGCATCTGGCCTGTGCTCTGCTGCACACAGTTCATCCACAGGCCTTCCCAGAAGGTCTGTGCAGTCACGATGTTGTTGCCTATGAAAGCCGTCACCTTCCACATGGGGAGCGCACAGATGACAATGTCCCCAAGCCAACCGATAATAGCCAGGAAGATGCCCAGAATCTGGAGACCAGCGGAGGCCATAACTTTCTCTCTGTAGTCACCAATATTCACATAAAACCTGAAGGACCAGTGTTTAGCAGGGGACCACTTGTTGAAGTGGCAAAGCTACAGACTCCAACCTATATACCCACCTACCAGGGTGTGGTCATTAATTAAGCCGATTGAAACCACCTGTTGATGTTTATTGGCCAATACACACCCACCGTAATAATAAATTGCCCAGTCTGCCTATAGTGTTGGTCTGATTTTCCGCCGCCACCTGTGGAATGTAGCTTACATAATTAACCATCATTGATACAAGCTGTGAGGCTAATAGTACAAGCTTATTCATTGGAACCATGTCAACTAAACACAGGCAGTTGTCAACAAGGCAACATGGTGCATTGTTCAGAACATAAGCCTACAACGTCTTTTACATAAAATATGTTTgaattttcaaactagttttcattgggaaggcagattGCTTTTGATAAAACTATTACGTTTGCGTGTGAAATtacagaatcctactcattactccaTGTGCTTAACcatgtcacttttgttttgacTGGACTTTGTCATCAGCCAGAGTGGGGAACCTGTCTCATGCCTGGGTGGCAGCCCGGTTCCCGAAACAAATGCAATCTCTTCCCACCAGGGCAACATGGGCTAGATAATCGAATCCCCTCCTTGGTAGATTATCCATTTAACATCTGACAACCAAAATCACATTCCCATGTGTGCAAATTAGGATATGGCCCTGTTAGAATACTTTTCATATGTGCCCATCCTTTCTTCCCTTCCTACCTTTACAGGCCTATATAATGcgactggagaaaaaaaaaaaatcaaggaTTTTCAAAAGCAAAGTAGACATACAAAGCAATAATTTTCTAGTATAAACATACATGTTTGAGACTTGTTTGAGTTTGCAGTCTTATTTTGTATACTAGGCCTACATTTCTTTGGGAAGGCCTATATTATTTGATAACTGCATGTTTGCCTGTACTTTACACAATCCTGATAAGGGCCTTTGCTGGCTTTTTGACCATCTGGCTTCCACTAAGTCAAAGTGGGTTGCTGTATATCCCAAaaatgtgttggggggggggagaaaaaTAAAAAGCTTTTGTCTTTAAAGATAATGTTATGCCTAACCCTACGTGTGGTTAATGTcaggtttaaaaataaaaaaataaatcagattaagagaaattgtagaaacaGGAGGGGTTTTACTTTGTGGCTGTTAACTAGTGATGACCCCATATGGCCTAGCTCCAATTAAAGCACAGTGGAAGCGCTCTAGCAGGGACATCTACACGTCAGGGAGAGACAGCCACCCCGGTAGTAAAAATAACATTTGGGATTGTGTCCTAACTGGGGCTAGTTGTAACACTAAATATCTCCAATCGGGAACAAGCTAGAACCAGACTCACTGTGCACATGCTGTTTAGTCCTCAACCTTCATATGAAGATGCTACGCTGATCTGATTGAACAAACAATTGAGGTAAGTAGTTTGTTTTTGTAATGGCATCACCTGCTTTGAGTCAAACATCAGGTTTATAACCAGTGTGCATAGATATCATTTAATTTACCAATGCTAAAGTTATGCTAAAATGTAAGCTAGCTAATGGTCAGGGTTAGTTTTAACAAGCCCAAGGGACCACCAAGCCTGTACCCCAGGACTACCATAACACTGTCGTCACAACTGTGACTGAGTGAACATGGCCAACAGACACTCACTGCACCAGTCTCTCACTAATGCCAAACATTTAGGTCAGATGAAGGGCCAATTAATGGAGCGTAAGTCATTTAAATTCTGCCTCAAAGTTAAACAAGTTCTCAATTCAAACTTACATGTCACCCAAAGCTGTTACTGACCCAGGAGTTTGGGTAAATTGCAACAGTTCACCCTTTGTAATCAAGACAGTCACATCGTGTTCGTTTGATTTAGAGAACAGCTATACAATTTTATAGCAGACAGATGTACATTGTTATCACAATGAATTTAGTGCAATCTGACAAATTGTCAAAAAGTAGAAAATGTTACAGCTTTTTGTTAGACTGCAAACTATTAAGTTTTACTTAAACTAATGTGCACAAGTATATTTTGTCTGTATGAGTACTTTTAAGCAGTGCTCATCGAGTAAAGCTACAGAAGTTATGCCGAAAAGTTGTCGCCGTTGTGGTTCTGTCAAGGCTGCACAACCATTCAAATGAGTTGTCTACTTACATTTGTCTGCTTTAGGGGATTAGTATACTTTAGCCTAATAGGCCTATTGGAGTAGACCATGAGCAGATTGTGAATGACACTCAAGTTAAGTATACCATGAGACCTAGCCTATTTTTTAAAAACTCTTCAAATGTTACAATTCAAGAACGAATGATAAGCATTAAAATATAATTTATTAAAGCAATGAAGCTGTTAAGCTAAAATATTCAAATCGTCCTTGTCAAGTGTTGAAGAGAAACAGATTTACCCTCGTTCAGACTACACAAGCGTGAAATGTCCATATAAAAATTGTTCAATGTAAGTGTTTCTGTCAGACATGGGCCCTTCCACTGGCAGTGAAGCGAGGGGCAGAATATTTGGCAGAGTACCCACTCTTCTCACGCTGGGGACACTGGCAGCAGAAAAGTGCACCGCCGATGAGCATCAGGCCAGCAGAGCCCCACCCGATGAACAGTGAAGCTCCCAGCTCTCTCCTCTGCGGGTCCGTGAGCAGTGGGTTGTAAAAGTCCCTGATAACGGTGTTGGCGGACCAAGACACTGGGATTAGGCAGAGGACACCGGAGACCAGAAAAAACACACCGGATGCGATGGCCACCTTGGACTTGGCCTCGTCCTCGATGCAGTTGGTGCACTTCCCGCCTGCCATGGAGAGCAGGATGCCGATCACGGCCACGAGGATGGAGATGATCACCAGAAATCTGGCGGCCTGGAGGTCCTGAGGGAGAGCTAGCATGGAATCGTAGACTTTACACTGAATCTGGCCCGTGCTCTGTGTCACGCAGTTCATCCACAGGCCTTCCCAGAACATCTGCGCCGTCACAATGTTGTTGCCTATGAAAGCAGTCACCTTCCACATGGGGAGCACACAGATGACAATGTCCCCTAGCAAACCGATAAGAGCCAGGACGATGCCCAGAATCTGGAGACCGGCAGAGGCCATAGCTTTCGATCTCTGTTACGCATGCAAGCCTCACATACACCCAGAAGCACCCGTGTGTAGCAGTGTTATGGTTGCAGTGAGGCTACAGACACCAACCTATATACCCACCTGCCAGGGTGTGGTCACTAATTGAGCCGATTGAAAGCACCTGTGGATGTTTATTGGACGATACACATCCACTGAACTAATAAACATGGCCAGTCTGCCTGTAGTGTTGCTCACAATtaaccagggttgggtaggttactttctaaatgtaatctgttgccGTTACTAGTTATCTGTTCAAAATTGTAATccgtaacgtaacttttggattacccaaactcagtaacaatCTGATTACATTACGTTACTTTTAGATTCCTTTCcatttaagaggcattagaagaagacccAAGAGTATGTTACCATTTGAACGATATCTATTGCAAGATAAATTattgttaaagtttacatagctggcaatatatggatgttaaattttactttatgggttggttatgtaggcttcttctaacccatcgctttctacaaCGTATAATAATACGAGTAaactatatctttacattaaccaaagtctatcagaattccagtcattgacCTTCAAGGGGAATATGGAAGTaaagattagccaaattgttttacctgaccATGACCCCAAAACGACTTATTAGCCGCCCCTCCTCGTTacttatgattttgttgtcatggaggactgattgggttcattgatttgagttgaaaaataaatgctgcactcatggaatggcatggtttgagcactactgaaaagtgctatttacatgtgaaaaaatgTATGCCATAGGCTGCAttttgggggcggcaggtagcctagaggttagtgttgggtcagtttaccaaaaggttgctagatcgaatccccgagctgacaaggtaaaaatctgtcgttcgacccctgaacaaggtagttaacccactgttcctaggccgtcattgtaaataagaatatgttcttaactgacttgcctagttaaataaaggttcaatcaaTACAAATTTGCCATAGGCCTGTTGGTGACACTtcgatatcttgataatatgcaacTGTTTAAAGGACAAAGTGACAGATGAAATGGttgccccgcctctgttttggtaaatagctgagggatgggcctggagaaatgtaaccactctcagattaatagacagagctatggatgcaaggactgaccatcaatGATATAAaagtattgttttaaccatgttatgaggctatactgtgtttgtttacatttacaatgcttacaaacattggaataaaacaaggttatattttgggttctcatggagtgtgacagttgaactaaacccATGAgggatttataagttatattcttgaaGTATCAATGGATTTAtatgtatatctggtactgtatacagtaccagtcaaaagtttggacacaactactcattcaagttattttttatttttactattttctacattgtagaataaaagggaagacatcaaaactatgaaataacacatatggaatcatgtagtaaccaaaaaagtgttaaacaaatcaaaatatttagattagattcttcaaagtagctaccctttgccttgatgacagctttgcacactcttggcattctctcaaccagcttcatgaggtagtcacgtgGAAtgcaacaggtgtgccttgttaaaagtacattagtGGAATTTCTgtccttcttaatacgtttgagctaatcagttgtgttgtgacaaggtaggggtggtatactgaagatagccctatttagtaaaataccaagtccatactatggcagcaaaaaaaacaaagagaaatgactgtccatcattactttaagacatgaaggtcagtcaatccggaacatttcaagaactttgaaagttccttcaagtgcagtcgcaaaaaacatcaagtgctatgatgaaactggccctcatgaggaccgccacaggaaaggaagacccacagttacctctgctgcagaggataagttcattagagttaccctcctcagaaattgcagcccaaataagttcttcacagagttcaagtaacagacacatctcaacatcaactgttcagaggagactgcgtgaatcaggccttcatggtcgaattgctgcaaagaaaccactactaaacgaCACTAATAATAAGAGTAgacctgcttgggccaagaaacacgagcaatggacattagaccggtggaaatctgttcaaatttgagatctttggttccaaccgccttgtctttgtgagacacagagtaggtgaacggatgatctctgcatgtgtggttcctaacgtgaagcatggaggtggtgtgatggtgtgggggtgctttgttggtgacactgtgatttatttagaattcaaggcacactggctaccacagcatggctacaacagcattctgcagcgatacgccattccatatggtttgcgcttagttggactatcatttgtttttcaacaggacaatgacccaacacacccccaggctgtgtaagggctatttgaccaagaaggagagtgatagagtgctgcagcagatgacctggcctccacaatcacccgacctcaacccgattgagatggtttgggatgagttggaccgcagagtgaaggaaaagcagccagcaagtgctcagcatatgtgggaactccttcaagactttttggaaaagcattccaggtgaagctggttgagagaatgccaagagtgtgcaaagctgtcatcaaggccaagggtggctacttcgaagaatctcaaatataaaatatattttgatttgtttgacacttttgtgattactaaatgattccatatgtgttatttcatttttgtaatgtcttcactattattctacaatgtagaaaatagtaaaaataaagaaaaacccttgaatgagtaggtgtttctaaacttttgactggtgtctACATAACAAAACTGTTGTTACCTGCATTTTGATTTATTTTGGTTGTCATGGCAGGGGTCAGAGGCAGTCAGTAAAGCAACATGAGTGAGAGCTCTGCCCATGTTGAGGCAGAAGAAGAGGATGAACAGGTCATCATTTGGAATTTTAGTTATAAAGCAGTCTGGTGAAGCATGTTGCATAGCAATTAACATCGCAAAGAGATCGATTCAACTCCTCATCTTTGCTGACGGTAGCCCAAGTGCTTTAACAAATGTTGTTAACTACATTCTAATTTAATTTGGTTGACATGGAGGTTGAAGAAGTGGCTGCGCTCAACAATGACACAAAGCAGATTGACCATGTTCCTGTTTGTCATATCCACCAGGAGAAGCTGGATACCATAGAAAGGAAAACAATATGCTCAAATTTAATTCCGGCAGTGGCAGGTACTTTGGAGCATGTAGGTGAATTGAGACTGAAGATCTGACCCCTCTCTGTAACACTATATTCCCACCTTTGTATAAGGTTGAAACCGGCTATTGACTGTTACTGAATGTTATTGAATGTGTATGTTTTTTACTTGATGGTGAATGACAATAAGTTGTTGCTATGTATTGCTTGAGCATGATGTCATACCCATtggtttattttgaaggctaTTTCTTGATCCATATTGAAGATTCATATTTTTACTGTCACTTAATTATTTTATGAATTAATACTGCAATTAAATTGTGCAACCAATTAAGAAGTTGATGGACTCAGGTTGCCTTGACTTCTTTTAAGTTCATATGAGGTATGAGAAATTAGTCATTCAAGACCATGTTCCagtcgcagtggtctaaggcactgcatctcagtgcaagaggcgtcactacagtccctggttcgaatccaggctgtatcacatccggccatgattggtgcacaattggcccagcgtcgtccgggtttggcccggggtaggacgtccttgtaaataagaatttgttctgacttgcctagttaaataaaggtaaataaagaaaaataaaagTGTGGTAAAGGGTACACACGTAGAATAATGACTTTTGACATTTAAATGTAGTTTTTAAGAAGGACGTATCGATT encodes the following:
- the LOC106602911 gene encoding claudin-like protein ZF-A89 encodes the protein MASAGLQILGIFLAIIGWLGDIVICALPMWKVTAFIGNNIVTAQTFWEGLWMNCVQQSTGQMQCKVYDSMLALPQDLQAARALVIISILVAVIGILLSVAGGKCTNCIEDEEAKSKVAITSGVFFLVAGVLCLIPVSWSANTVIRDFYNPLLTDAQRRELGASLFIGWASAVLMLIGGALLCCQCPLREERGYSAKYSAPNGGAYV
- the LOC106602913 gene encoding claudin-like protein ZF-A89, which encodes MVSAGLQMLGTALGIIGWIGTIIVCAMPMWRVTAFIGSNIVTSQTSWEGIWMSCVVQSTGQMQCKVYDSMLALSSDLQAARALTIIAILAGIIAILLAVAGGKCTNCVDNEAAKAKVGVASGVVFIIAGVLCLIPVCWTAHSIIQDFYNPLLVSAQKRESKAMASAGLQILGIVLALIGLLGDIVICVLPMWKVTAFIGNNIVTAQMFWEGLWMNCVTQSTGQIQCKVYDSMLALPQDLQAARFLVIISILVAVIGILLSMAGGKCTNCIEDEAKSKVAIASGVFFLVSGVLCLIPVSWSANTVIRDFYNPLLTDPQRRELGASLFIGWGSAGLMLIGGALFCCQCPQREKSGYSAKYSAPRFTASGRAHV